A single Cyanobacteriota bacterium DNA region contains:
- a CDS encoding ABC transporter ATP-binding protein: MGEPIIQLRGVSKSFGDNVILDRVDLDIYPGEALAIIGPSGTGKSTILRLIAGLIAPDEGEIYIQGQRRQGLIEDAEDPIGIGLVFQQAALFDSLTVEENVGFLLYQRSRLPHEKIRALVQEKLEMVGLPNIADRYPAELSGGMRKRVSFARAIIANPENPKDTPEVLLYDEPTAGLDPIASTVIEDLIRQLQCTAGGCSTYVIVTHQHSTIQRTSDRIVLLYRGKVQWEGTYAEMIETDHPMVQQFLRGDVHGPIQVAT; the protein is encoded by the coding sequence ATGGGTGAGCCGATAATTCAGCTAAGGGGCGTGAGTAAGTCATTTGGAGACAATGTGATCCTAGACAGGGTCGATTTGGACATTTATCCCGGTGAGGCGCTAGCTATAATTGGCCCATCGGGAACGGGCAAGTCCACCATTTTGCGTCTGATTGCAGGTCTGATTGCTCCTGATGAGGGTGAGATCTACATCCAGGGGCAACGTCGCCAAGGGCTAATTGAGGATGCTGAGGATCCGATCGGCATTGGTCTAGTTTTTCAGCAAGCAGCATTGTTTGACTCACTAACTGTAGAGGAAAATGTAGGATTTTTGTTGTATCAGCGATCGCGACTGCCCCATGAAAAGATTCGGGCACTGGTGCAGGAAAAATTAGAAATGGTGGGATTACCCAATATTGCTGATCGTTACCCAGCGGAATTGTCTGGTGGTATGCGCAAGCGCGTCAGTTTTGCCCGTGCCATTATCGCTAACCCAGAAAATCCTAAAGATACCCCAGAAGTGCTCCTCTACGACGAGCCAACAGCAGGCTTGGATCCTATAGCATCAACAGTGATTGAGGATCTGATCCGGCAGTTGCAATGTACGGCTGGTGGGTGCAGCACCTACGTGATTGTTACTCACCAGCACAGCACCATTCAGCGCACCTCTGATCGGATTGTTTTACTGTACAGAGGTAAGGTGCAATGGGAAGGTACCTATGCTGAAATGATAGAGACCGATCATCCCATGGTGCAGCAATTTCTCAGGGGTGATGTCCACGGTCCGATTCAAGTTGCGACATAA
- a CDS encoding YvcK family protein yields MSNSLFKQALSTLSQETRRVSRWMTPSPKTASLVMDHSPRWVKWLTPGLFVKRWLLLSVGGVFLTMLGIAIWANLSPIYYTIRFIRDVLRMVTQVVPSQISGPIVIVVGILLVLWGQTRTLGSITEVLMPDGDDELVDRLLTHRRLHRGPKIVAIGGGTGLSTLLRGLKEYSANITAIVTVADDGGSSGRLRREIGVLPPGDIRNCLAALADEEKLVTELFQYRFQAGDGLVGHSFGNLFLTAMTEVTGDLERAIAASSEVLAVRGRVLPATISDVRLWAELQDGRVIEGESNITAAKGKICKIGCYPPEPPALPTALEAIHAADYIVIGPGSLYTSVIPNLLVPEITRAIAARTDIPRIYVCNIMTEPGETDGYTVADHIHAIDRACGQVLFNAVLVQRHPPSAATLAYYARSGAHPVMLDRDRVQQLGRRIVLANVMQENET; encoded by the coding sequence ATGTCAAATAGTTTATTCAAGCAAGCACTGTCTACACTTTCCCAAGAAACCCGTCGAGTGTCCCGTTGGATGACCCCCTCCCCCAAAACTGCCTCTCTGGTTATGGATCACTCTCCTCGGTGGGTGAAGTGGCTAACGCCGGGGCTGTTTGTTAAGCGTTGGCTGCTGCTAAGTGTGGGGGGTGTGTTTTTAACCATGCTAGGAATTGCTATCTGGGCAAACCTGTCGCCGATTTACTACACCATACGGTTTATTCGCGATGTGTTGCGGATGGTAACGCAGGTGGTTCCCAGTCAAATCAGTGGCCCTATTGTGATTGTTGTTGGCATCTTGTTGGTGCTGTGGGGCCAGACTCGAACGTTAGGATCCATCACAGAAGTATTAATGCCCGATGGTGATGATGAGCTGGTGGATAGGTTGTTAACTCATCGACGCTTACACCGAGGTCCCAAGATTGTCGCGATCGGCGGTGGCACGGGGCTATCGACCCTATTGCGAGGCTTGAAGGAATACAGTGCTAACATCACCGCGATCGTCACTGTTGCTGATGATGGTGGCTCGTCGGGTCGGTTGCGCCGTGAGATTGGGGTGCTGCCACCGGGTGACATTCGCAACTGTCTGGCCGCCTTGGCAGACGAAGAAAAACTAGTTACTGAGCTATTTCAATATCGCTTTCAAGCAGGGGATGGGTTAGTTGGGCATAGTTTTGGCAATTTGTTCTTGACAGCCATGACAGAGGTGACCGGTGATCTCGAACGGGCGATCGCGGCTAGCTCTGAGGTATTGGCTGTGCGTGGACGAGTGTTGCCAGCCACCATCAGCGATGTGCGCCTGTGGGCAGAGTTGCAGGATGGTCGGGTGATTGAGGGAGAATCAAACATTACGGCTGCTAAGGGCAAGATTTGCAAAATCGGCTGTTATCCCCCTGAGCCACCTGCATTACCCACTGCCCTCGAAGCCATTCATGCAGCAGACTATATTGTGATTGGCCCTGGAAGTCTGTATACCAGTGTGATCCCCAACTTGCTGGTACCGGAAATCACTAGAGCGATCGCGGCTCGCACGGATATCCCCCGCATTTATGTCTGCAATATTATGACCGAGCCAGGCGAAACTGATGGCTACACTGTCGCTGATCACATTCATGCTATTGATCGCGCCTGTGGACAAGTGCTGTTTAATGCTGTGCTCGTGCAACGCCATCCACCGTCAGCAGCTACTCTTGCCTACTATGCTCGCAGTGGTGCCCATCCAGTTATGCTTGACCGCGATCGTGTGCAGCAACTTGGTCGTCGGATTGTGCTAGCCAATGTCATGCAAGAAAATGAAAC